From a region of the Daphnia pulicaria isolate SC F1-1A chromosome 1, SC_F0-13Bv2, whole genome shotgun sequence genome:
- the LOC124320445 gene encoding zinc transporter SLC39A7-like isoform X2 produces the protein MIAFKVLFAVSCIAGAIAAPVEQQQAASESNKDLETAEGHLGAYGGFGGHGYGGYGSGFAHGHNSGYNHGHSGYTSINKVVSHHSNSHAHGHAHNNAHAHGHSHGHSHGHNHGYGHHNHAHAHGHGHGHGHGYGHNVHAY, from the exons ATGATTGCTTTCAAA GTTTTATTTGCCGTGTCTTGCATTGCCGGAGCCATTGCGGCCCCAgtcgaacaacaacaagcggCTTCTGAGAGCAATAAAGATCTTGAAACGGCCGAGGGACATCTTGGAGCGTACGGTGGTTT TGGTGGTCACGGATATGGAG GTTATGGATCAGGTTTTGCTCATGGACATAACTCGGGCTATAACCACGGGCATTCTGGTTACACCAGTATCAACAAAGTTGTAAGCCATCACAGCAATTCTCATGCTCACGGACACGCCCACAACAATGCTCACGCTCACGGACACTCCCACGGACACTCCCACGGACACAACCACGGGTACGGCCACCACAATCACGCCCACGCCCACGGGCACGGGCACGGTCACGGGCACGGATACGGCCACAACGTTCACGCATATTGA
- the LOC124320445 gene encoding zinc transporter zipt-7.2-like isoform X1 — protein MIAFKVLFAVSCIAGAIAAPVEQQQAASESNKDLETAEGHLGAYGGLLGYGAGYGGHGHGAGYGGHGYGGYGSGFAHGHNSGYNHGHSGYTSINKVVSHHSNSHAHGHAHNNAHAHGHSHGHSHGHNHGYGHHNHAHAHGHGHGHGHGYGHNVHAY, from the exons ATGATTGCTTTCAAA GTTTTATTTGCCGTGTCTTGCATTGCCGGAGCCATTGCGGCCCCAgtcgaacaacaacaagcggCTTCTGAGAGCAATAAAGATCTTGAAACGGCCGAGGGACATCTTGGAGCGTACGGTGGTTTGCTGGGTTACGGAGCAGGATATGGTGGGCATGGACATGGAGCTGGATATGGTGGTCACGGATATGGAG GTTATGGATCAGGTTTTGCTCATGGACATAACTCGGGCTATAACCACGGGCATTCTGGTTACACCAGTATCAACAAAGTTGTAAGCCATCACAGCAATTCTCATGCTCACGGACACGCCCACAACAATGCTCACGCTCACGGACACTCCCACGGACACTCCCACGGACACAACCACGGGTACGGCCACCACAATCACGCCCACGCCCACGGGCACGGGCACGGTCACGGGCACGGATACGGCCACAACGTTCACGCATATTGA
- the LOC124320462 gene encoding neuropeptide-like protein 31 isoform X1 produces the protein MANFKIAFLLFALMFVAVTMAKKSRGYGYGGYGGYGHGYGSYGGYGHGYGSYGGYGHGYGSYGGYGHSHGNSYGSYGHSGNHYGSSY, from the exons aTGGCTAATTTCAAA ATTGCTTTCCTTCTCTTCGCTTTGATGTTTGTGGCTGTCACTATGGCCAAGAAATCCCGCGGCTATGGCTACGGAGGATACGGTGGCTACGGACACGGTTACGGAAGCTATGGTGGCTATGGACACGGTTACGGGAGCTATGGTGGCTATGGACACGGTTACGGGAGCTACGGTGGCTACGGACACAGCCACGGAAACAGCTACGGAAGCTacg GACACTCTGGCAACCACTACGGCAGCTCCTACTAA
- the LOC124320462 gene encoding neuropeptide-like protein 30 isoform X2: MANFKIAFLLFALMFVAVTMAKKSRGYGYGGYGGYGHGYGSYGGYGHGYGSYGGYGHGYGNSYGSYGHSGNHYGSSY, from the exons aTGGCTAATTTCAAA ATTGCTTTCCTTCTCTTCGCTTTGATGTTTGTGGCTGTCACTATGGCCAAGAAATCCCGCGGCTATGGCTACGGAGGATACGGTGGCTACGGACACGGTTACGGAAGCTATGGTGGCTATGGACACGGTTACGGGAGCTATGGTGGCTATGGACACGGTT ACGGAAACAGCTACGGAAGCTacg GACACTCTGGCAACCACTACGGCAGCTCCTACTAA